GCAAAGCCCCTGAGAATCTCAGCCCCTCCTCGAACAAGCAGAGCTGCGGAGTTTTCAACAACAACCCATTGCGGTCGAAGCTCGCAAATGATTCGCAACATCTCAAACCATAAGCAGCTTCGCGCCCCCCAGATTCCGGTTTTAGGGCCAGCTTTGGAAATATCCTGGCAGGGCGGTCCTCCGCAGACAATCCCGACATGATCAAGGTTTCGCCGTCCGCATTTCCTGACATCGATCAATCTCCTCGCATCCGGATTATGCCTTTCGAGGACAGCCCTGCAAAATGGGTCGATTTCCACTTGCCACTTCACCGGGCCAAGCCCGGCCGCCAACAATCCCTTTTCCATACCTCCAATTCCGCTGAACAGACTGCCAATAGTCAGGTTCACTCAGATTTCCTCATACTTCGGCAGCAGCTTGTTCAGGCTCCCCTCGCTGAAGCTCTCGGCCAGGGTCTTGTCGCCGTTGACCATCAGGTACGGCAGGAAGACCTGCTCGGGCTTCACCTGTTCGGTGGCGATGATCGAAAGCTGACTGTGGAGCCAGTCGCGCAGGATGCGCCAGGCCACCCGGTACGCCTCGTTCTCGAAGTCCGCCCTGGTCTTCTGGTACCGGCTCCGGGTCTCTCGGTAGTCCTGCCATATGTACTCGTGGACCTTCTCCCACTTGAGCGGCAACCGGAAAGGCGTCGGGCCGTGGACGGTCTGCATGATGAAGCCGACTCCGACGGTTCTTTTCCCCTCGTTCATGAAGGCGATCCGATCCGCGCCGAAGTCCACCAGCATTTCGTGAACCTCGCCGATCGATTTCGAAGCCTCTACCGTTGTCGAATAGTTCCGGAGCTTCGGGTTAGGCATTCGACACTCTCCGGTCGAGAAGTTCTTCCGCCTTGAGCATCCGCACCGCGGCCAGTCCCATGCAAATTGCGTCAGCCGAGTCCTGGGTGAGCGGGCCGCCCTGGGTCTGGAGATCGAGCGCGGCCTGAGCGAGGATGAAGGCCCCGCGCTTGC
Above is a window of bacterium DNA encoding:
- a CDS encoding DNA cytosine methyltransferase; its protein translation is MNLTIGSLFSGIGGMEKGLLAAGLGPVKWQVEIDPFCRAVLERHNPDARRLIDVRKCGRRNLDHVGIVCGGPPCQDISKAGPKTGIWGARSCLWFEMLRIICELRPQWVVVENSAALLVRGGAEILRGFAESGYDAFWRVIPAYELGAPHERERLYIIAHSNQVHGETWLGDFSYYAEAILKKHQGQCSPIWMETADQFIGVDDGIRGRVYRYRAGAVGNAVVPQITRMIGEMIMAFEGQVEET